From Cellulophaga lytica DSM 7489, a single genomic window includes:
- a CDS encoding S9 family peptidase has product MIKKMALLLLFAVCTTVTFAQEETSNVPTPNYRQAAKFSPDNLKKIVHSTTVRPNWLKKGNRFWYQYKTTEGANFYLVDADRGTKTKLFDNAKMAQWLTLITKDPYDAKHLPRFNFKFVKNETAIRFRVTSKEKVDVVDDKKDDKKNDTISKDSTKAKSAKKAPKKENKVYYLEYKLGGNGLTVINNKKEDENKKRWANIAPDSSIVLFSKQHNLYWMDKANYLKAVKDEKDSTIVEHQWTKDGVENYGYGGGSWGENNETKEENKDKRKGIRGYWSHDSKKFVYQRSDSRDLKDLWVINSVAKKRPTLETYKYHMPGEKEFSKPEILVFDIPSKEKRAVKLDTTIQQSIDIYSAPTKKMNFSDDFRPSLLLSKKGKIYFSSTSRDRKKVHINVADINTGEVKTLIKEELNTYVEAKDIVLFNNEQEIIQWSERDGWAHFYLYDANGNLKNQITKGSYHSNSFVGVNEKERTLFFTANGVTKEQDPYYEHLFKINLNGTGLKNLNKGDYNTSTSMADSNRFFVNNYSRVNTVPKSELRSSNGNVVLKLEEADLSALMSTGYKFPEPFKVKADDGITDLYGVMYKPFDFDETKSYPLIEYVYPGPQTEAVNKSFSVSMNRLDRLAQVGFVVVTLGNRGGHPNRSKWYHNYGYGNLRDYGLADKKYVAEQLADKHNFIDISKVGIFGHSGGGFMSTAAMLVYPDFFKVAVSSAGNHDNSMYNSWWSETHHGVEEVKDANGVITYKYDIDKNQTLAANLKGKLMLVTGDVDNNVHPGATIRMANALIKANKRFDFMIMPGQRHGFGSMTEYFFWLKADYFSKHFLGVEATNVDMLEMNRAKPKH; this is encoded by the coding sequence ATGATTAAAAAAATGGCCTTGTTGCTATTGTTTGCCGTATGTACTACGGTAACATTTGCACAAGAAGAAACTAGCAATGTGCCAACACCTAATTACAGGCAAGCGGCAAAATTTTCCCCAGATAATTTAAAAAAAATTGTACATTCTACCACAGTTAGACCTAATTGGTTAAAAAAAGGAAATCGTTTTTGGTACCAGTACAAAACTACAGAAGGTGCTAATTTTTACTTGGTTGATGCCGACCGTGGAACCAAAACAAAACTGTTTGATAATGCAAAAATGGCACAGTGGTTAACTTTAATTACCAAAGACCCGTATGATGCTAAGCACTTACCACGCTTTAATTTTAAGTTTGTTAAAAATGAAACAGCCATACGCTTTAGAGTAACATCTAAAGAAAAAGTAGATGTTGTTGATGATAAAAAAGACGATAAAAAGAATGATACCATTTCTAAAGACTCTACTAAAGCCAAGAGTGCTAAAAAAGCACCTAAAAAAGAGAACAAAGTATATTATTTAGAATACAAATTAGGAGGTAATGGTTTAACTGTTATTAATAATAAAAAAGAAGACGAAAACAAAAAACGATGGGCTAATATAGCTCCAGATAGTAGCATTGTATTGTTTTCTAAGCAGCACAATTTATATTGGATGGATAAAGCCAACTATTTAAAAGCTGTAAAAGATGAAAAAGATTCTACCATTGTAGAACACCAATGGACTAAAGATGGTGTAGAAAACTATGGCTATGGTGGTGGCTCATGGGGAGAGAACAACGAGACTAAAGAAGAGAATAAAGACAAACGTAAGGGGATAAGAGGGTATTGGTCTCACGACTCTAAAAAGTTTGTGTACCAACGATCTGATTCTAGAGATTTAAAAGATTTATGGGTTATAAATTCGGTTGCTAAAAAAAGACCAACTTTAGAAACTTATAAATACCATATGCCGGGAGAAAAAGAGTTCTCTAAACCAGAAATTTTGGTTTTTGATATACCTTCTAAAGAAAAGCGTGCTGTAAAGTTAGACACTACAATACAGCAAAGTATTGATATTTATAGCGCACCTACTAAAAAAATGAATTTTAGTGATGATTTTAGACCTTCATTATTACTTTCTAAAAAAGGTAAAATTTATTTTAGTAGTACTAGTAGAGATCGTAAAAAAGTACATATTAATGTTGCAGATATAAACACAGGGGAGGTTAAAACGCTTATTAAAGAGGAACTTAATACCTATGTAGAGGCTAAGGACATTGTGTTATTTAATAATGAGCAAGAAATTATTCAATGGTCAGAGAGAGACGGTTGGGCACATTTTTATTTGTATGATGCAAACGGTAATTTAAAAAATCAGATTACCAAAGGTAGTTACCACTCTAATAGTTTTGTGGGTGTTAATGAAAAAGAGCGCACATTATTTTTTACTGCTAATGGTGTTACTAAAGAGCAAGACCCGTATTACGAGCATCTTTTTAAAATTAACCTAAATGGTACAGGATTAAAAAACTTAAATAAAGGAGACTATAATACTAGTACTAGTATGGCAGACTCTAATAGGTTTTTTGTAAACAATTACTCTAGGGTAAATACAGTTCCAAAATCTGAACTAAGATCTAGTAATGGTAATGTAGTATTAAAGTTAGAAGAGGCAGATTTATCTGCACTTATGTCAACAGGTTACAAATTTCCAGAACCGTTTAAAGTAAAGGCAGACGATGGTATTACAGATCTTTACGGAGTAATGTATAAGCCTTTTGATTTTGATGAAACTAAGAGTTACCCGCTTATAGAATATGTATACCCAGGACCACAAACAGAGGCTGTAAATAAATCTTTTTCTGTTTCTATGAATAGGTTAGACAGGTTAGCGCAAGTTGGTTTTGTAGTAGTTACTTTAGGTAACAGAGGCGGACACCCAAATAGATCTAAATGGTACCACAACTACGGTTATGGAAATTTAAGAGATTATGGTTTAGCAGATAAAAAATACGTTGCAGAGCAATTAGCAGATAAGCATAACTTTATAGATATTTCTAAAGTAGGAATTTTTGGCCACTCTGGAGGTGGATTTATGTCTACCGCAGCAATGCTAGTATACCCAGACTTTTTTAAAGTAGCAGTATCTTCTGCAGGTAATCATGATAACTCTATGTACAATAGTTGGTGGAGTGAAACGCACCACGGAGTAGAAGAGGTGAAAGATGCTAATGGTGTTATTACATATAAATACGATATTGATAAAAACCAGACTCTAGCAGCTAACTTAAAAGGTAAATTAATGCTGGTAACTGGTGATGTAGATAACAATGTGCATCCTGGTGCTACAATTAGAATGGCAAACGCACTAATTAAAGCAAATAAGAGATTCGATTTTATGATAATGCCTGGCCAAAGACACGGTTTTGGTAGTATGACGGAGTATTTCTTTTGGTTAAAAGCAGATTATTTTAGCAAACACTTTTTAGGTGTAGAGGCTACAAATGTAGATATGTTAGAAATGAATAGAGCTAAACCAAAACACTAA
- the dnaN gene encoding DNA polymerase III subunit beta → MKFIVSSTYLLKQLQVLGGVINNSNTLPILDNFLFELKQNSLTVSASDLETTMSSVLEVDSDNEGTIALPAKLLLETLKTFPEQPLTFVVEENNTVEISSNHGKYALAYVDGAEFPNAVELSNPSTTTILGDILATAINKTIFAAGNDDLRPVMSGVFFQFSPENLTFVATDAHKLVKYQRTDVTASQVAEFIMPKKPLTLLKGILGGSENDVTIEYNESNAKFTFDNTELICRLIDGKYPNYEAVIPKENPNVLSISRTQLLSSVRRVSIFSNKTTHQIRLKVAGAELNISAEDIDYSNKAEERLTCSYQGDDMQIGFNSRFLVEMLGNLSSDDVSLEMSLPNRAGILTPIDGVDEGEHVTMLVMPVMLNNA, encoded by the coding sequence ATGAAATTTATAGTATCTAGTACTTATTTGTTAAAGCAATTACAAGTTTTAGGCGGTGTTATTAATAACAGTAACACATTGCCAATTTTAGATAATTTTTTGTTTGAATTAAAGCAAAACAGTCTTACTGTTTCTGCCTCAGATTTAGAAACCACAATGAGTTCTGTTTTAGAGGTAGATTCTGATAATGAAGGTACAATTGCTTTGCCAGCAAAATTATTATTAGAAACACTAAAAACTTTTCCAGAGCAACCATTAACTTTTGTTGTAGAGGAAAACAACACAGTTGAAATTAGTAGTAACCACGGTAAATATGCTTTAGCATACGTAGATGGTGCAGAATTTCCTAACGCTGTAGAATTATCTAACCCAAGTACTACAACTATTTTAGGTGATATTTTAGCAACTGCAATTAACAAAACAATTTTTGCTGCTGGTAATGATGACCTAAGACCAGTTATGAGTGGTGTATTTTTTCAGTTTTCTCCAGAAAATTTAACGTTTGTAGCTACAGATGCTCACAAACTTGTAAAATACCAACGTACAGATGTTACTGCATCTCAGGTAGCAGAATTTATTATGCCTAAAAAACCTTTAACTTTATTAAAAGGGATATTAGGTGGTAGTGAAAATGATGTAACCATAGAATACAATGAAAGTAATGCTAAATTTACTTTTGACAATACAGAACTAATTTGTAGACTAATAGATGGTAAATACCCTAACTATGAAGCGGTTATACCAAAAGAGAATCCAAATGTATTAAGTATTTCTAGAACTCAGCTTTTAAGTTCTGTTAGACGTGTATCTATTTTCTCTAACAAAACTACTCACCAAATACGTTTAAAAGTAGCTGGTGCAGAGTTAAATATATCTGCTGAAGATATAGACTACAGCAATAAAGCAGAAGAACGCTTAACTTGTTCTTACCAAGGAGATGATATGCAAATAGGATTTAACTCTAGATTTTTAGTAGAAATGCTAGGTAATTTAAGTTCTGATGATGTTTCTTTAGAAATGAGTTTACCAAACAGAGCAGGTATTTTAACACCTATAGATGGTGTAGATGAAGGCGAGCACGTAACTATGCTTGTAATGCCAGTTATGCTTAACAACGCATAA
- a CDS encoding DUF4870 domain-containing protein produces the protein MEIINQQKATSRSDNGLLAVTHLTQLLHYCTGVGGFIVPLVLWLTTKDSVEGMNEHGKSIVNFQLSLLLYIIISVPGILLFGLGLLGFLFVGIIGFVMPIVNAVRAANGESPSKFMTISFIS, from the coding sequence ATGGAAATCATCAATCAACAAAAAGCAACATCAAGGTCTGATAACGGATTATTAGCAGTTACACATTTAACACAATTACTACATTATTGTACAGGTGTAGGAGGCTTTATAGTGCCTTTAGTACTTTGGTTAACTACTAAAGATAGCGTAGAAGGTATGAACGAGCACGGAAAATCAATAGTAAATTTTCAGTTAAGCTTACTGCTTTATATCATAATTAGTGTTCCTGGAATTTTATTGTTTGGTTTGGGCTTATTAGGCTTTTTATTTGTTGGTATTATAGGTTTTGTAATGCCAATAGTAAATGCTGTAAGAGCTGCAAACGGAGAGTCGCCAAGCAAATTTATGACAATCTCATTTATATCTTAA